One Nitrospira sp. DNA window includes the following coding sequences:
- a CDS encoding acetoin dehydrogenase E1 component alpha-subunit, producing MHLQDGGTRRLSSERLTLFLYEMLRIRATEERIGQLVESREIKTPCHLSIGQEAIPVGVCAALRQDDTVWGGHRSHGHYLAKGGDLNAMMAEVFGKATGCAGGRGGSMHLAAPAQGIFGTVPLVAATIPMAVGAALSAKLRGTDEVAVAFFGDGATDEGHFHESLNLAALYRLPVLFVCENNLYSTHMMLNERRVKDNIVESAALHGFPGLVVDGNDAVAVYQATYQAMERARTGEGPTLLECRTYRWRGHVGPALDLEVGQNRQQDLAEWMQKDPIMRLRERLREEGLSDADFSEIERRIADEVDAAVNFARRSPYPDESDLLHHVYVSRRGA from the coding sequence ATGCATCTGCAGGACGGAGGTACGCGCCGGTTGTCGTCAGAACGATTGACGCTGTTCCTCTACGAGATGCTCCGCATTCGCGCAACCGAGGAACGCATCGGGCAACTCGTCGAGAGTCGGGAAATCAAGACCCCCTGTCATCTGTCCATCGGCCAAGAAGCGATACCGGTTGGTGTCTGTGCCGCGTTGCGTCAGGACGATACAGTCTGGGGCGGCCACCGCTCGCACGGGCATTACCTGGCGAAGGGCGGAGATCTGAATGCCATGATGGCGGAGGTCTTCGGGAAAGCGACCGGCTGCGCCGGTGGTCGAGGAGGGTCCATGCATCTGGCGGCCCCGGCGCAGGGAATTTTCGGAACCGTCCCGCTCGTTGCGGCCACCATTCCCATGGCGGTCGGCGCAGCCCTCTCGGCAAAGTTGCGTGGGACGGATGAGGTCGCCGTGGCATTTTTCGGAGACGGTGCGACGGACGAGGGGCATTTTCACGAATCGCTCAATCTGGCGGCACTCTATCGCCTCCCGGTCCTGTTCGTCTGTGAGAACAACCTCTACTCGACTCACATGATGTTGAACGAACGACGGGTGAAGGACAATATCGTCGAGAGTGCCGCGCTCCATGGGTTTCCAGGCCTGGTGGTCGATGGGAATGACGCAGTCGCCGTGTATCAGGCCACCTACCAGGCGATGGAACGAGCAAGAACAGGAGAAGGCCCGACATTGCTGGAATGCCGGACCTATCGCTGGCGAGGACATGTGGGGCCAGCGCTGGACCTTGAAGTTGGACAGAATCGACAGCAGGATCTGGCGGAATGGATGCAGAAGGATCCGATCATGCGCCTGCGGGAACGATTGCGGGAGGAAGGCCTCTCCGATGCGGACTTCAGCGAAATCGAGCGACGGATCGCTGATGAAGTCGATGCGGCCGTGAACTTTGCGCGCCGGTCGCCTTACCCGGACGAAAGTGATTTGCTCCATCACGTCTATGTCTCACGACGAGGAGCCTAA